The following coding sequences are from one Thermostaphylospora chromogena window:
- a CDS encoding LysR family transcriptional regulator, whose amino-acid sequence MNLQQLRYVVATAEHRTMTDAARSLYIAQPALSRAIRDLERELGMTLFARSGRGVVVTAQGRRVVKLAKEALDAVREIEALANHSRSAEKELRIASTPGLEPGLAGRLLHAYSEKNPAVRVHVMRCDGRDGVVSAVRDQRADLGLTDLPVPTDLISHPLERQEVVLISPPGLDLPDTVPVARLNGMRLILPAKGSARRREFDQMFIKHGVRPVAACETDDRGTWLAQVRAGVGSLLWYRGVAEQAVRAGLVVRPLNPPIRRVIAIVHARRRLPVAVQDFLALAEKGIAA is encoded by the coding sequence ATGAATCTGCAGCAGCTCCGTTACGTCGTGGCGACGGCGGAGCACCGCACCATGACGGACGCCGCCAGGTCCCTGTACATCGCGCAGCCCGCGCTCTCCCGCGCGATCAGGGACCTGGAGCGCGAACTCGGGATGACGTTGTTCGCGCGTTCCGGGCGAGGAGTGGTCGTCACGGCGCAGGGACGCCGGGTCGTCAAACTCGCCAAGGAGGCGCTCGACGCCGTCCGCGAGATCGAAGCGCTCGCCAATCACAGCCGTTCGGCGGAGAAGGAACTCCGGATCGCCTCCACACCGGGCCTAGAGCCGGGGCTGGCCGGACGGCTCCTGCACGCCTACAGCGAGAAGAATCCCGCCGTACGCGTGCATGTCATGCGCTGTGACGGGCGGGACGGCGTGGTGAGCGCCGTCCGGGACCAGCGGGCCGATCTGGGCCTGACCGACCTGCCGGTCCCGACCGACCTGATCAGCCATCCGCTCGAACGCCAGGAGGTGGTGCTGATCTCTCCCCCCGGGCTCGACCTGCCCGACACCGTGCCCGTGGCCCGGCTCAACGGCATGCGCCTGATCCTCCCCGCGAAGGGCAGCGCGCGGCGCAGGGAATTCGACCAGATGTTCATCAAGCACGGCGTGCGCCCGGTGGCGGCGTGCGAGACCGACGATCGAGGCACGTGGCTGGCGCAGGTGCGCGCCGGGGTGGGGTCCCTGCTGTGGTACCGCGGCGTGGCCGAGCAGGCCGTGCGCGCCGGGCTCGTGGTCCGTCCGCTGAACCCGCCGATCAGACGGGTGATCGCCATCGTGCACGCCCGTCGGCGCCTTCCGGTGGCCGTCCAGGACTTCCTGGCGCTCGCCGAGAAGGGCATCGCGGCATAA
- the folP gene encoding dihydropteroate synthase, whose product MSVLRLADREFRAGEFAVMAVVNRTPDSFFDRGATYSFQAALEAVDRAVEAGADIVDIGGVKAGPGDEVDPAEEIRRVADLVEATRERHPSVIVSVDTWRAEVGEVVARAGAHLLNDTWGGVDPELARVAAEYGVGLVCAHAGRARPRTRPHRVAYDDVVADVIGYTVELAERAVRAGVPRESILIDPAHDFGKNTWHTLEVARRLDEMTATGWPVLVAVSNKDFIGETLGGLPVHERHVGTLATLAVSAWQGARVFRVHDAAAARRALAVVTALRERSGR is encoded by the coding sequence ATGTCTGTTCTGCGTCTCGCCGATCGGGAGTTCCGCGCCGGAGAGTTCGCCGTGATGGCGGTGGTCAACCGTACTCCCGACTCCTTCTTCGACCGGGGCGCGACCTACAGCTTCCAGGCCGCGCTGGAGGCCGTGGACCGCGCCGTCGAGGCCGGGGCCGACATCGTCGACATCGGCGGGGTCAAGGCCGGGCCGGGCGACGAGGTGGACCCGGCCGAGGAGATCCGCAGGGTCGCCGACCTGGTGGAGGCCACGCGCGAGCGCCACCCCTCCGTGATCGTCAGCGTGGACACCTGGCGGGCCGAGGTGGGCGAGGTCGTCGCGCGCGCGGGCGCCCATCTGCTCAACGACACCTGGGGCGGGGTCGACCCCGAACTGGCGCGGGTCGCCGCCGAGTACGGTGTGGGCCTGGTGTGCGCGCACGCCGGGCGGGCCCGGCCGCGCACCCGCCCGCACCGCGTCGCCTACGACGACGTGGTGGCCGATGTGATCGGCTACACCGTCGAACTGGCCGAACGCGCCGTACGCGCGGGCGTGCCGCGCGAGTCGATCCTCATCGATCCGGCGCACGACTTCGGCAAGAACACCTGGCACACGCTGGAGGTCGCCCGCCGCCTCGACGAGATGACCGCCACCGGCTGGCCGGTGCTCGTCGCGGTGTCCAACAAGGACTTCATCGGCGAGACGCTGGGCGGTCTCCCGGTCCACGAACGTCACGTCGGCACGCTCGCCACCCTGGCGGTCTCCGCCTGGCAGGGGGCCAGGGTCTTCCGGGTGCACGACGCCGCGGCGGCGCGGCGGGCACTGGCGGTCGTCACCGCGTTGCGAGAGCGGAGCGGCCGGTGA
- a CDS encoding TetR/AcrR family transcriptional regulator, with the protein MTETRIVRDEEVIAVAKRLFAALGYDGTSLAQIAESAGTDVASVNERFGGKRELYIEVMKRTHTDFQGAMDKVMRQYADADPVTKVHGRLDGLVDFFASHPDNTRLWMHRWLADAADVGDLERMYTQPLIRVIIEDIAATLGLDPNDEKVDLETTVSSFVWCLNGFGTAGLLGEHSEKLDFADPEASRRFRAFLHRMAHHLIGLPGDPP; encoded by the coding sequence ATGACGGAAACACGCATTGTGCGGGATGAGGAAGTCATCGCCGTGGCGAAGCGCCTGTTCGCCGCGCTGGGGTATGACGGCACCTCACTCGCGCAGATCGCGGAGTCCGCCGGCACGGACGTCGCATCCGTCAACGAGCGCTTCGGCGGCAAGCGCGAGCTCTACATCGAGGTGATGAAGCGGACCCACACCGACTTCCAGGGCGCCATGGACAAGGTCATGCGGCAGTACGCCGACGCCGACCCGGTCACCAAGGTGCACGGCAGGCTGGACGGGCTCGTGGACTTCTTCGCCTCCCACCCGGACAACACCCGTCTGTGGATGCACCGCTGGCTGGCCGACGCCGCCGACGTCGGAGACCTGGAGCGGATGTACACCCAGCCGCTGATCCGGGTGATCATCGAGGACATCGCCGCCACGCTCGGGCTCGACCCGAACGACGAGAAGGTGGATCTGGAGACGACGGTCAGCAGCTTCGTCTGGTGCCTCAACGGCTTCGGCACCGCGGGGCTGCTCGGCGAGCACAGCGAGAAGCTCGACTTCGCCGACCCGGAAGCCTCCCGCCGCTTCCGCGCCTTCCTCCACCGGATGGCGCACCATTTGATCGGCCTGCCCGGCGACCCCCCGTAG
- a CDS encoding sensor histidine kinase, translated as MAADAPARLTAPGWWRRRSLRFRLTAAASLVLALALAASAWVLLGVMDRSLTRTIDESAFQRAHQVRADVDAGRLTGELSTPDGTLIQVIDEATGRITHATVGTDRLVPLLNRRERAAAVRADRARFLDGEPYGIPGRLRVLAVSADGGRTVIAARSYEEVSKSLRAAGQVLLLGTPMLLVLLAGASWMIIGGTLRPISALRRGAAEISGTARSRRLPVPEAHDEVRSLATTLNDMLNRLENADKRQRALIADAAHELRSPLASIRLQLEVALGHPERQDWRETAEGVLEDVLRLSRLAEDLLALARLDERGGTPARREPVEMAPLVRRGVERYAEASVPVTCVVGDEDVTVTGDALDLGRVLTNLVDNAVRHAASAVEVELRALDGTAVLTVTDDGPGIPEPDRERVFDRFTRLDTARSRDEGGAGLGLAIVRETVRAHGGTVHLEDAAPGLRAVVRLPLARTCPSAD; from the coding sequence ATGGCGGCTGACGCCCCGGCACGGTTGACCGCGCCGGGCTGGTGGCGGCGGCGCAGCCTGCGCTTCCGGCTGACGGCCGCGGCCTCGCTGGTGCTGGCGCTGGCGCTGGCCGCGTCGGCGTGGGTGCTGCTCGGCGTCATGGACCGCTCACTGACCCGGACCATCGACGAGTCCGCCTTCCAGCGGGCGCACCAGGTGCGCGCCGACGTCGACGCGGGACGGCTGACGGGGGAGCTGAGCACCCCCGACGGCACGCTGATCCAGGTGATCGACGAGGCCACCGGGCGGATCACGCACGCGACGGTGGGCACCGACCGGCTGGTGCCGCTGCTGAACCGCCGGGAGCGGGCCGCCGCGGTGCGGGCGGACCGGGCGCGCTTCCTGGACGGCGAGCCGTACGGGATCCCGGGGCGGCTGCGGGTGCTGGCGGTGAGCGCGGACGGCGGCAGGACCGTCATCGCGGCCCGCTCCTACGAGGAGGTGTCCAAGAGCCTGCGAGCCGCCGGACAGGTGCTGCTGCTCGGCACGCCGATGCTGCTGGTGCTGCTCGCCGGGGCGAGCTGGATGATCATCGGTGGCACGCTGCGGCCGATCTCGGCCCTGCGTCGCGGCGCGGCGGAGATCTCCGGTACGGCCCGCTCCCGGCGGCTGCCCGTGCCCGAGGCGCACGACGAGGTGCGCAGCCTGGCCACGACGCTCAACGACATGCTCAACCGCCTGGAGAACGCCGACAAGCGCCAGCGGGCCCTGATCGCCGACGCCGCGCACGAGCTGCGCAGCCCGCTGGCCAGCATCCGGTTGCAGCTGGAGGTCGCGCTCGGCCATCCCGAGCGGCAGGACTGGCGGGAGACCGCCGAGGGCGTGCTGGAGGACGTGCTGCGCCTGTCCCGGCTGGCCGAGGACCTGCTCGCCCTGGCCCGGCTGGACGAACGCGGCGGCACGCCCGCGCGGCGCGAGCCGGTGGAGATGGCGCCGCTGGTACGGCGCGGCGTGGAGCGCTACGCCGAGGCGTCCGTGCCCGTCACCTGCGTCGTCGGCGACGAGGACGTCACCGTGACCGGGGATGCGCTCGACCTGGGCCGGGTGCTCACCAACCTGGTCGACAACGCGGTGCGGCACGCCGCGTCCGCGGTCGAGGTGGAGCTGCGGGCGCTGGACGGGACGGCGGTGCTGACCGTGACCGACGACGGCCCGGGCATCCCCGAGCCGGACCGGGAGCGGGTCTTCGACCGCTTCACCCGGCTGGACACCGCGCGCAGCCGCGACGAGGGCGGCGCGGGACTCGGCCTGGCCATCGTCCGGGAGACCGTGCGGGCGCACGGCGGAACCGTCCACCTGGAGGACGCCGCGCCCGGCTTGCGGGCCGTGGTCCGGCTTCCCTTGGCCAGAACTTGCCCCTCGGCTGATTGA
- a CDS encoding response regulator transcription factor yields MRVLVVEDERRMAAALQRGLQAEGFAVDLAHDGRDGLHMARTGDYDVVVLDIMLPGISGYNVCKQLRAEENWVPILMLSAKDGEYDMADGLDLGADDYLTKPFSYVVLVARLRALLRRGAGRRPSVLRCGDLELDPARRKVSRGGTPVELTPREFSLLEFLMRHHDEVMSKSEILEHVWDTCDTDPNVVEVYVGYLRRKIDVPFGRNALQTVRGAGYRLAGDGG; encoded by the coding sequence ATGCGGGTTCTCGTCGTCGAGGACGAGCGGCGGATGGCCGCGGCCCTGCAACGCGGCCTGCAGGCCGAGGGGTTCGCGGTGGACCTGGCCCACGACGGCCGCGACGGCCTGCACATGGCCAGGACCGGCGACTACGACGTGGTCGTGCTCGACATCATGCTGCCCGGGATCTCCGGCTACAACGTGTGCAAGCAGCTCCGCGCCGAGGAGAACTGGGTACCGATCCTGATGCTGTCGGCCAAGGACGGCGAGTACGACATGGCCGACGGCCTCGATCTCGGCGCGGACGACTACCTGACCAAGCCGTTCTCCTACGTCGTGCTGGTGGCCCGCTTGCGCGCGCTGCTGCGCCGCGGCGCCGGGCGGCGGCCGTCCGTGCTGCGCTGCGGCGACCTGGAACTGGATCCCGCCCGGCGGAAGGTGAGCCGGGGCGGGACCCCGGTGGAGCTGACTCCGCGCGAGTTCTCGCTGCTGGAGTTCCTGATGCGCCACCACGACGAGGTGATGTCCAAGAGCGAGATCCTGGAGCACGTGTGGGACACCTGCGACACCGATCCCAACGTGGTCGAGGTGTACGTCGGCTACCTCCGCCGCAAGATCGACGTGCCGTTCGGCAGGAACGCGCTGCAGACCGTGCGGGGCGCGGGCTACCGGCTGGCCGGCGATGGCGGCTGA
- a CDS encoding LolA family protein yields the protein MRWGVPIAAVAVVGAVLGTGPVIAAVQGDPVLPDRTAEQLLTEVVRAAQKDEMPPMSGTIVETASLGIPGLPADAGAPGSLASLLSGSHEVRVWYGGERRLRLAVPGRMSETDLIVNGDQVWMWESSSNTATRIKTAEGGPRGRDVTGRSSPPPGPVTPQDAARLFLDAVDEHTAVSVTADERVAGRAAYRLVLTPEDPRTLVREVRLVIDGETYTPLRVQVFAQGAIEPAFEVGYSSVTFSPPAPENFAFTPPPGARVEERTLGAQTRPEHPRMKEAAKKAGSVTTRGQGWTTVVVAPFDPGLLDTGSGEAARDERRDTAALGEAVLRAAKPVSGAWGSGRLIETKLVTALLTDDGRLLAGAVTPDVLYEAAGRG from the coding sequence GTGAGATGGGGCGTGCCGATCGCCGCGGTCGCGGTGGTCGGGGCGGTCCTCGGCACCGGCCCCGTCATCGCCGCCGTCCAGGGCGACCCGGTGCTGCCCGACCGCACGGCGGAGCAGCTTCTCACCGAGGTCGTCCGCGCGGCCCAGAAGGACGAGATGCCGCCGATGTCCGGCACCATCGTCGAGACCGCCTCCCTCGGCATCCCGGGGCTGCCGGCGGATGCGGGCGCCCCCGGCTCGCTGGCGTCCCTGCTGTCCGGCTCGCACGAGGTGCGGGTGTGGTACGGCGGTGAGCGACGGCTGCGCCTGGCCGTCCCCGGCCGGATGAGCGAGACCGACCTGATCGTCAACGGCGACCAGGTGTGGATGTGGGAGAGCTCCTCCAACACCGCGACCCGGATCAAGACCGCCGAAGGCGGGCCCCGGGGGAGGGACGTCACCGGGCGGTCCTCGCCGCCGCCCGGCCCGGTGACCCCGCAGGACGCCGCCCGGCTGTTCCTCGACGCCGTCGACGAGCACACCGCGGTGAGCGTGACCGCCGACGAGCGGGTCGCCGGGCGGGCCGCCTACCGGCTCGTGCTGACCCCCGAGGACCCCCGCACCCTGGTCAGGGAGGTCAGGCTGGTGATCGACGGCGAGACGTACACGCCGTTGCGGGTCCAGGTCTTCGCCCAGGGCGCGATCGAGCCGGCCTTCGAGGTCGGCTACAGCTCCGTCACGTTCTCGCCCCCCGCCCCGGAGAACTTCGCCTTCACCCCGCCGCCCGGCGCACGTGTGGAGGAGAGGACGCTCGGCGCGCAGACGCGGCCGGAGCACCCGCGGATGAAGGAGGCGGCGAAGAAGGCCGGGTCCGTCACCACCCGCGGCCAGGGGTGGACCACCGTCGTGGTCGCGCCCTTCGACCCCGGGCTCCTCGACACCGGCTCCGGCGAGGCCGCGCGGGACGAGCGGCGGGACACCGCGGCCCTGGGCGAGGCCGTGCTGAGGGCGGCCAAGCCCGTCAGCGGCGCATGGGGCAGCGGCCGTCTCATCGAGACCAAGCTCGTCACCGCGCTGCTGACCGACGACGGCCGCCTCCTGGCCGGCGCCGTCACCCCGGACGTGCTGTACGAGGCGGCCGGTCGCGGATGA
- a CDS encoding ABC transporter ATP-binding protein: MSTQTTGGPPLLAGDRDPAGAARTAPAGAAPSEDRSPVSGPLGTAPAPDDCSIVTRGLTKRFRGGRVAVDDLDLAVPRGSVFGFLGPNGSGKTTTIRMLLGLVTPTSGRCEVLGESIPAGLPAVLPRVGALVEGPAFHPYLSGEANLLRLDAADPTADPRTARERVGLALARVGLSAAARKRYRAYSLGMRQRLALAAALLGPRDLLILDEPTNGLDPQGTREVRALIREVAAEGTTVFVSSHLLAEVEQMCSHIAVMRSGRLVAQEPIAEFRRAGGPPRVTVETPDAAAAAEVLRGLGLAAVRTAVGAPDAVVSADLGDVPTERICAELVARGVAVRGLAVCRPSLEDVFVRLTGEGFDVDG, from the coding sequence ATGAGCACGCAGACGACGGGAGGCCCGCCCCTCCTGGCGGGAGACCGCGACCCCGCGGGCGCGGCGCGCACCGCGCCCGCGGGGGCCGCGCCGTCCGAGGACCGCTCGCCGGTCTCCGGGCCGCTCGGGACCGCACCGGCCCCGGACGACTGCTCGATCGTCACCCGTGGCCTGACCAAGCGCTTCCGCGGCGGCCGGGTCGCCGTGGACGATCTCGATCTGGCCGTGCCCCGCGGGTCGGTCTTCGGCTTCCTCGGTCCCAACGGGTCGGGCAAGACCACCACGATCCGCATGCTGCTCGGCCTCGTCACGCCCACCTCGGGCCGTTGCGAGGTGCTGGGGGAGAGCATCCCCGCCGGGCTGCCCGCCGTGCTGCCGAGGGTGGGCGCGCTCGTGGAGGGACCGGCCTTCCACCCCTACCTGTCGGGCGAGGCCAACCTGCTGCGGCTGGACGCCGCCGACCCCACCGCCGACCCCCGCACCGCGCGCGAGCGGGTCGGGCTGGCGCTCGCACGCGTCGGGCTGTCCGCCGCCGCGCGCAAGCGCTATCGGGCCTACTCGCTGGGCATGCGCCAGCGGCTGGCGCTCGCCGCCGCCCTGCTCGGCCCGCGCGACCTGCTGATCCTCGACGAGCCGACCAACGGCCTCGACCCGCAGGGCACCAGGGAGGTCCGCGCGCTCATCCGGGAGGTCGCCGCCGAAGGCACCACCGTGTTCGTCTCCTCCCACCTGCTGGCCGAGGTGGAGCAGATGTGCTCGCACATCGCGGTGATGCGCTCCGGGCGGCTGGTGGCGCAGGAACCGATCGCGGAGTTCCGCAGGGCCGGCGGCCCGCCCAGGGTCACGGTCGAGACGCCCGACGCCGCCGCGGCGGCCGAGGTGCTGCGCGGGCTCGGCCTGGCCGCGGTCCGGACGGCGGTGGGAGCGCCGGACGCCGTGGTCAGCGCCGACCTCGGCGACGTGCCCACCGAGCGGATCTGCGCCGAGCTGGTGGCGCGCGGCGTCGCCGTGCGCGGGCTGGCGGTCTGCCGCCCCAGCTTGGAGGACGTGTTCGTGAGACTGACCGGGGAGGGGTTCGATGTCGACGGCTGA
- a CDS encoding ABC transporter permease, protein MSTAEAPAVRTRPPVAVRRHTLRLLGSELGLTFRRPRNLVILGVLAVVPVILGVVLRTLSGETQGATIVGVVAGNSVMLAFAALFVLVQLMLPVAVAIVAGDEIAGEASLGTLRYLLIAPAGRIRLLLVKYANAVLFSLAATAVVTLSALIAGFALFPVGPIMLLSGTTIPLADGLLRVLIAAGYVTAGMAALAAVALAFSTLTDAPIGAVTATVVVVIVMQVLMTIPQLAPVAPYLLPFWWDGFDAALRDPPAVGDLVEGLLAFAAYAAVFGSVAYARFSDRDVTA, encoded by the coding sequence ATGTCGACGGCTGAGGCGCCCGCGGTCCGGACCCGGCCGCCCGTCGCCGTCCGCCGGCACACCCTGCGGCTGCTCGGCTCGGAACTGGGCCTGACCTTCCGCCGCCCACGCAACCTCGTCATACTCGGCGTCCTGGCCGTGGTGCCGGTGATCCTCGGCGTGGTGCTCAGGACGCTGAGCGGGGAGACGCAGGGGGCCACGATCGTCGGCGTGGTGGCCGGCAACAGTGTGATGCTCGCCTTCGCCGCGCTGTTCGTCCTGGTACAGCTCATGCTGCCGGTAGCGGTCGCGATCGTGGCGGGGGACGAGATCGCCGGCGAGGCGAGCCTCGGCACGCTGCGCTACCTGCTGATCGCCCCGGCGGGGCGGATCCGCCTGCTGCTGGTCAAGTACGCCAACGCCGTGCTGTTCTCCCTGGCCGCCACGGCCGTCGTGACGCTGTCCGCGCTGATCGCCGGGTTCGCGCTGTTCCCCGTCGGCCCGATCATGTTGCTGTCCGGCACCACCATCCCGCTCGCCGACGGCCTGCTGCGGGTGCTGATCGCGGCCGGCTACGTCACCGCGGGCATGGCCGCCCTGGCGGCGGTCGCCCTGGCCTTCTCCACGCTGACCGACGCGCCCATCGGAGCCGTCACCGCGACCGTGGTCGTGGTGATCGTCATGCAGGTGCTCATGACGATCCCGCAGCTCGCGCCGGTCGCGCCGTACCTGCTGCCGTTCTGGTGGGACGGGTTCGACGCGGCTCTGCGCGATCCGCCGGCCGTCGGCGACCTGGTGGAGGGCCTGCTCGCCTTCGCCGCGTACGCCGCCGTCTTCGGCTCGGTGGCCTACGCCCGTTTCTCCGACCGTGACGTCACCGCGTGA
- a CDS encoding alpha/beta hydrolase, producing the protein MHARGELDELDKDVRPGYCMSWQAAAANILLHGTMKPISHVMLRHSVSLALACRAVDLAHRHLAGPLPDHVTVTEEHLGSCGGEWLRAHRDLEGADLEPDERRVVLYFHGGGYFICSPATHRPISWRLAAVAGRPVLSLDYRQGPVHTLAESLEDALAAYNCLLERGFDPSGILLAGDSAGGHLTLASLLALRDRGLPLPQAAICLSPWADLTDTPRRVNRWVDPMLPAGRVDWLARRWTDGLDARDPLVSPVFGDYTGLPPLMIVTGSTEVLRDEGRRVAAQARRAGVPVRYEEWPRMPHVFAILADLVPEARLVFRHMADFLAAVRARSGSGSAAA; encoded by the coding sequence ATGCACGCCCGCGGTGAGCTCGACGAGCTCGACAAGGACGTACGTCCCGGCTACTGCATGAGCTGGCAGGCCGCCGCCGCGAACATCCTGCTGCACGGGACCATGAAGCCGATCTCGCACGTGATGCTGCGGCACTCGGTCTCGCTCGCCCTGGCCTGCCGCGCCGTCGACCTGGCCCACCGCCACCTGGCCGGTCCGCTGCCGGACCACGTGACGGTGACCGAGGAGCACCTCGGATCCTGCGGCGGGGAATGGCTGCGCGCGCACCGGGATCTCGAAGGCGCGGACCTGGAGCCGGACGAACGGCGGGTCGTGCTCTACTTCCACGGCGGCGGCTACTTCATCTGCTCGCCCGCCACCCACCGTCCCATCAGCTGGCGGCTGGCGGCAGTCGCCGGCCGTCCGGTGCTGTCGCTGGACTACCGGCAGGGGCCGGTGCACACGCTGGCCGAGTCGCTGGAGGACGCGCTGGCCGCCTACAACTGCCTGCTGGAGCGCGGCTTCGACCCGTCCGGCATCCTGCTGGCCGGCGACTCCGCGGGCGGCCACCTCACCCTCGCCTCCCTGCTCGCGCTGCGCGACCGCGGCCTGCCCCTCCCGCAGGCGGCGATCTGCCTGTCCCCGTGGGCCGACCTGACCGACACGCCGCGCCGGGTGAACCGCTGGGTGGACCCGATGCTCCCGGCCGGACGGGTGGACTGGCTGGCCCGCCGCTGGACCGACGGCCTCGACGCGCGCGACCCCCTGGTGTCGCCGGTCTTCGGCGACTACACGGGCCTGCCCCCGCTGATGATCGTCACGGGTTCGACCGAGGTGCTGCGGGACGAGGGACGCAGGGTGGCCGCGCAGGCGCGGCGGGCGGGCGTGCCGGTGCGGTACGAGGAATGGCCCCGCATGCCGCACGTCTTCGCGATCCTCGCCGACCTCGTTCCCGAGGCCCGCCTGGTGTTCCGGCACATGGCCGACTTCCTGGCCGCGGTGCGCGCCCGCTCGGGCTCCGGCAGCGCCGCCGCCTGA
- a CDS encoding ABC transporter ATP-binding protein: MRDGAGRTAAVELDGVGVRADGRWLLSEIGWRVEYGAHWVIIGPNGAGKTTLLSVAAAVRHPTVGVASVLGHRLGRVDLRELRRRIGLVAAGRRLVDEALMEEEGATAHTVVLTGHTGTSAPLWDRYGPAEHERAHRLLAELGCKDLAERPFSVCSQGERARIRVARALMADPAILYLDEPCAGLDLPAREDVIAAVEDLAAARPELTTVTVVHHLEEVPATTTHALLLREGRVWAAGPVDEVLDADTLSACFGRRLRVFRIDGRWHARALRV, encoded by the coding sequence ATGAGGGACGGCGCGGGGAGGACGGCCGCGGTCGAACTGGACGGCGTGGGTGTGCGCGCGGACGGGCGCTGGCTGCTGTCCGAGATCGGCTGGCGGGTCGAGTACGGCGCGCACTGGGTGATCATCGGTCCCAACGGCGCGGGCAAGACGACGCTGCTGTCCGTGGCCGCCGCCGTACGCCACCCCACCGTAGGCGTCGCCTCGGTCCTCGGCCACCGGCTCGGCCGGGTCGACCTGCGCGAGCTGCGCCGCCGCATCGGCCTGGTGGCCGCGGGCCGGAGGCTGGTGGACGAGGCGCTGATGGAGGAAGAGGGCGCGACCGCGCACACGGTCGTGCTCACCGGCCACACCGGCACCTCCGCCCCGCTGTGGGACCGTTACGGCCCGGCCGAGCACGAACGGGCCCACCGGCTGCTGGCCGAACTGGGCTGCAAAGACCTCGCCGAGCGGCCGTTCAGCGTGTGCTCGCAGGGGGAACGGGCCAGGATCCGGGTGGCGCGGGCGCTCATGGCCGATCCGGCGATCCTGTACCTGGACGAGCCGTGCGCCGGGCTCGACCTGCCCGCCCGAGAGGACGTCATCGCCGCCGTGGAGGACCTCGCCGCCGCCCGCCCGGAGCTGACCACGGTCACGGTCGTCCACCACCTGGAGGAGGTGCCCGCCACGACCACGCACGCCCTGCTGCTGCGCGAGGGCAGGGTCTGGGCCGCGGGCCCGGTGGACGAGGTGCTGGACGCCGACACCCTGTCGGCGTGCTTCGGCCGCCGCCTGCGCGTCTTCCGGATCGACGGCCGCTGGCACGCCCGCGCCCTGCGCGTGTGA
- the aceA gene encoding isocitrate lyase, producing MDRLKGARAEAIREAAEQLRLEWESDPRWSGIERTYTAEDVVRLRGSVQEEYTLARLGAERLWRLLHTEDYVNALGALTGNQAVQQVRAGLKAIYLSGWQVAADANLSGHTYPDQSLYPANSVPAVVRRINNALLRADQITWSEGAEDAPYWLAPIVADAEAGFGGVLNAFELMKGMIAAGAAGVHWEDQLAAEKKCGHLGGKVLIPTGHHIKTLNAARLAADVCGVPTLIVARTDAQAATLLTSDVDPRDQRFLTGERTAEGFYRVRNGLEACIARGLAYAPYADLLWMETSTPDLGVARRFAEAIKAEYPDKLLAYNCSPSFNWKKHLDDSTIAKFQRELGHMGYKFQFITLAGFHALNYSMFDLARGYAENGMTAYVDLQEREFAAEARGYTATRHQREVGTGYFDLVSTAVAPGSSTVALKGSTEEEQFETVR from the coding sequence ATGGATCGCCTCAAGGGAGCTCGCGCCGAAGCGATCAGAGAAGCCGCCGAGCAGCTGCGCCTCGAATGGGAGAGCGACCCCCGGTGGAGCGGCATCGAGCGGACCTACACCGCCGAGGACGTGGTCCGGCTGCGCGGATCGGTCCAGGAGGAGTACACCCTCGCCCGGCTCGGCGCCGAGCGGCTGTGGAGACTCCTGCACACCGAGGACTACGTCAACGCGCTGGGCGCCCTCACCGGCAACCAGGCCGTGCAGCAGGTCCGCGCCGGGCTGAAGGCGATCTACCTGTCCGGCTGGCAGGTGGCCGCGGACGCCAACCTCAGCGGCCACACCTACCCCGACCAGAGCCTCTACCCCGCCAACTCGGTTCCGGCCGTGGTGCGGCGGATCAACAACGCGCTGCTGCGCGCCGATCAGATCACCTGGTCGGAAGGCGCGGAGGACGCGCCGTACTGGCTCGCCCCGATCGTGGCCGACGCCGAGGCCGGGTTCGGCGGTGTGCTGAACGCCTTCGAGCTGATGAAGGGCATGATCGCCGCCGGCGCCGCCGGGGTGCACTGGGAGGACCAGCTCGCCGCCGAGAAGAAGTGCGGCCACCTCGGCGGGAAGGTGCTCATCCCCACCGGCCACCACATCAAGACCCTCAACGCCGCCCGGCTCGCCGCCGACGTCTGCGGTGTGCCCACGCTGATCGTCGCGCGGACCGACGCCCAGGCCGCGACGCTCCTGACCAGCGACGTGGACCCGCGGGACCAGCGTTTCCTCACCGGCGAGCGCACCGCCGAGGGCTTCTACCGGGTCCGTAACGGCCTGGAGGCGTGCATCGCCCGCGGCCTGGCCTACGCGCCGTACGCCGACCTGCTGTGGATGGAGACCTCCACGCCGGACCTGGGCGTGGCCCGCCGCTTCGCCGAGGCGATCAAGGCCGAGTACCCCGACAAGCTGCTCGCCTACAACTGCTCGCCGTCGTTCAACTGGAAGAAGCACCTGGACGACTCCACCATCGCCAAGTTCCAGCGCGAACTCGGGCACATGGGATACAAGTTCCAGTTCATCACGCTGGCCGGCTTCCACGCGCTGAACTACTCGATGTTCGACCTCGCCCGCGGGTACGCCGAGAACGGCATGACCGCCTACGTCGACCTGCAGGAACGCGAGTTCGCCGCCGAGGCGCGGGGCTACACCGCCACCCGGCACCAGCGCGAGGTCGGCACCGGCTACTTCGACCTGGTCAGCACCGCCGTCGCGCCCGGCTCCTCCACCGTCGCCCTCAAGGGTTCCACCGAGGAGGAGCAGTTCGAGACCGTCCGCTGA